In a single window of the Harpia harpyja isolate bHarHar1 chromosome 3, bHarHar1 primary haplotype, whole genome shotgun sequence genome:
- the DNAAF2 gene encoding protein kintoun, which translates to MAGAGRLEELELSAEEAERLHRAFRDKQFQALFADYAAELADPEQRRLYEEEVAALERERGVEVRFVHPSAGYVLRTSQAGSRRCYLNICSNPQVGPPQARAEPGGHRWTLPYSLAPGREELGRGGHRRLVYDVVFHPAALRLAARNARFRRLLSDTALEAVERHCAVQLDRANAAVLRGTKYKGVPQAPVIRTPLPGAAPPPADGDSPLPPFPFPPAAPPPAAPPASSARPPGPTTPRWSIRHRSYVDLQDYRCCRDSAPSPVPRELVVTVELPLLSSAAQAALEIRGRELRLDSQRPAYRLRLRLPYDVDENRGRAAFNKAQRQLLVTLPVVPRPGPQEPLGPGGERLEEAEPAAEGLGEAPEAEAGGGAAPPPGPEGGGGGEPAEPPAGSDPPPPRSGAASPAPSASPEPAALCGLGEGLPPCPLESPVPPAAESSPGEMALSRGSGSPEAAVCPPFHCRQDEASLTLLLHVPGIQPQSLSGDVGTNHYSLRFSSDTGAYALFLQFPPANRLVSPETSISVSAHNAAVGLAKAPGSTGPWEKFCFGLDASALQERLFVSEENVVGFLGTVLRPPFCSQSALESQPLIEVLDVTEDRIQIQLKPQEAVHFEHDGKEETLSSSGGDLTEKTNGNYPQTNAETNCTAADTAEGERAAKTNKTSTSFATAETIGKVGCSSHHCSQHEPSDTNSAIPGVSRRKEPDLESAVTVSETAVATDSGKQVSLLLEGQAKAEGDEAAAPAGSAQGNQRSPDSRPASPLLQEVNTQDGSVQIIRDHVTHCPVVFQNSLLYELD; encoded by the exons atggcgggcgcggggcggctgGAAGAGCTGGAGCTCAGCGCCGAGGAGGCGGAGCGGCTCCACCGGGCCTTCCGCGACAAGCAGTTCCAGGCGCTCTTCGCCGACTACGCGGCGGAGCTGGCCGACCCGGAGCAACGTCGGCTGTACGAGGAAGAGGTGGCGGCCCTGGAGAGGGAACGCGGCGTGGAGGTGCGCTTCGTCCACCCCTCGGCGGGCTACGTGCTGCGCACCAGCCAGGCCGGCTCCCGCCGCTGCTACCTCAACATCTGCAGCAACCCGCAGGTCGGCCCGCCGCAGGCCCGCGCCGAGCCCGGTGGCCACCGCTGGACCCTACCCTACAGCCTGGCGCCGGGCCGCGAAGAGTTGGGCCGCGGCGGCCACCGCCGCCTAGTCTACGACGTAGTTTTCCACCCGGCGGCCCTCCGCCTGGCCGCCCGCAACGCCCGCTTCCGCCGCCTGCTCAGCGACACGGCGCTGGAGGCCGTGGAGCGCCATTGCGCCGTGCAGCTCGACCGCGCCAACGCCGCCGTCCTCCGCGGCACCAAGTACAAGGGCGTCCCGCAGGCGCCCGTCATCCGCACCCCGCTGCCCggcgccgctccgccgcccgccgaCGGCGACTCACCGCTGCCGCCCTTCcccttcccgcccgccgccccgccgcccgccgctccccccgcctcgtcggcccggccccccggccccacCACGCCGCGCTGGAGCATCCGCCACCGCTCCTACGTGGACCTGCAAGACTACCGGTGCTGCCGCGATTCGGCGCCTAGCCCGGTGCCGCGGGAGCTGGTGGTGACGGTGGAGCTGCCGCTGCTGAGCTCCGCCGCCCAAGCCGCCCTGGAGATCCGCGGCCGGGAGCTGCGCCTCGACTCGCAGCGTCCCGCCTACCGCCTGCGCCTCCGCCTCCCCTACGACGTGGACGAGAACCGCGGGCGGGCCGCCTTCAACAAGGCCCAGCGGCAGCTCTTGGTCACGCTGCCCGTGgtgccgcggcccggcccgcaggAACCACTAGGCCCGGGCGGGGAGCGGCTGGAGGAGGCCGAACCCGCTGCGGAGGGGCTCGGCGAGGCGCCGGAGgctgaggcgggcggcggggccgctccTCCCCCGGGTcccgagggcggcggcggcggggagcccgcCGAGCCACCCGCGGGCAGcgacccgccgccgccccgctccggcgCCGCTTCCCCCGCTCCGAGCGCCAGCCCCGAGCCGGCCGCGCTCTGCGGCCTCGGCGAGGGTCTCCCTCCGTGCCCTCTCGAGAGCCCGGTCCCGCCGGCGGCAGAGAGCAGCCCCGGTGAGATGGCTCTTTCccggggctctggcagccccGAGGCCGCCGTGTGCCCTCCCTTCCACTGCCGGCAGGATGAGGCCTCCCTCACCCTGCTCCTGCATGTGCCCGGCATCCAGCCCCAGAGCCTCAGCGGGGATGTGGGCACGAACCACTACAGCCTCCGCTTCTCCAGTGACACTGGTGCCTATGCCCTCTTCTTACAGTTTCCTCCTGCAAACAGGCTGGTGTCCCCTGAGACCAGCATTAGCGTGTCTGCCCACAACGCTGCCGTCGGGCTTGCCAAGGCCCCTGGCAGCACCGGGCCCTGGGAGAAGTTCTGCTTCGGCCTTGACGCCTCAGCTCTGCAG gaaagATTGTTTGTCAGTGAAGAAAATGTCGTTGGATTTCTAGGCACTGTTTTACGCCCTCCCTTTTGCTCCCAATCAGCACTGGAAAGTCAGCCATTAATTGAAGTGCTTGATGTTACTGAGGACAGAATTCAAATCCAGTTGAAG CCACAGGAAGCAGTCCATTTTGAACatgatggaaaagaagaaacGCTTAGCAGCTCAGGAGGAGATCTCACTGAAAAGACAAATGGCAACTACCCCCaaacaaatgcagaaacaaaCTGTACTGCAGCTGACACAGCCGAAGGAGAACGTGCtgcaaaaaccaacaaaacttcCACGTCTTTTGCAACAGCTGAAACAATAGGAAAAGTAGGTTGTAGTTCACACCATTGTTCGCAGCATGAACCTTCTGACACCAATTCAGCGATTCCTGGCGTATCTAGGAGAAAAGAACCAGATTTAGAAAGTGCCGTCACAGTAAGTGAAACGGCCGTGGCCACAGACTCTGGAAAACAAGTAAGCCTTCTGTTGGAGGGGCAGGCGAAAGCGGAAGGGGATGAAGCTGCTGCGCCCGCAGGGTCAGCACAAGGGAACCAGCGCAGCCCGGACAGCAGGCCAGCCTCCCCGCTCCTGCAAGAAGTCAACACGCAGGATGGGAGCGTGCAGATCATTAGGGATCACGTAACACACTGCCCGGTCGTCTTTCAGAATTCTTTGCTGTATGAATTGGACTAG
- the MGAT2 gene encoding alpha-1,6-mannosyl-glycoprotein 2-beta-N-acetylglucosaminyltransferase — protein MRLRIYKRKVLLLALALAVCALALWGSGGGGRRRQQRGGTGSTGEPPRVSEPPPPRRPAVNASAASLASPVLTENGTLSYRSLVYRLNFDQPVRNAGRFPARSAAADVVLVVQVHDRAEHLRLLLESLRRAAGVENVLLVLSHDLWAEELNRLAARVDFCPVLQVFFPFSIQLYPREFPGHDPRDCPRDVGKAAALRLGCINAEYPDSFGHYREARFSQTKHHWWWKLHFVWERVRALREHAGPVLFLEEDHYLAPDFYHVLKKLWALRERECPECQIVSLGTYSPVRGGFAGRADKVEMKTWKSTEHNMGMAFGRDTYQKLIECTDAFCTYDDYNWDWTLQHLTVSCLPKFWKVLVPEIPRIFHTGDCGMHHKKSCRPSTQSAKIDSLLNSNQQYLFPETMSVSKRYSMAPLSPHVKNGGWGDIRDHELCKSYRRLQ, from the coding sequence ATGCGGCTGCGGATCTACAAGCGGAAGGTGTTgctgctggcgctggcgctgGCGGTCTGCGCGCTGGCGCTGtggggaagcggcggcggcgggcggaggcggcAGCAACGGGGCGGTACCGGTAGCACCGGGGAGCCGCCGCGGGTCAGcgaaccgccgccgccgcggcggcccgcCGTTAACGCTTCGGCCGCATCTTTAGCGTCGCCGGTGCTGACCGAGAACGGGACGCTGAGTTACCGCTCGCTCGTTTACCGATTGAACTTCGACCAACCGGTGCGGAACGCCGGGCGCTTCCCGGCGCGGTCCGCCGCCGCCGACGTGGTGCTGGTGGTGCAGGTGCACGATCGAGCCGAGCACCTGCGGTTGCTGCTGGAGTCgctgcggcgggcggcgggagtGGAGAacgtgctgctggtgctgagccaCGACCTGTGGGCCGAGGAGCTCAACCGGCTGGCGGCACGCGTGGACTTCTGCCCCGTCCTGCAGGTCTTCTTCCCCTTCAGCATCCAGCTCTACCCCCGCGAATTCCCCGGCCACGACCCCCGCGACTGCCCCCGCGACGTGGGCAAGGCGGCGGCCCTGCGCCTGGGCTGCATCAACGCCGAGTACCCCGACTCCTTCGGGCACTACCGCGAAGCTCGCTTCTCCCAAACCAAGCACCACTGGTGGTGGAAGCTGCATTTCGTCTGGGAGCGGGTGCGGGCGCTGCGGGAGCACGCCGGGCCCGTCCTCTTCCTCGAGGAGGACCACTACCTGGCGCCCGACTTCTACCACGTCCTCAAAAAGCTCTGGGCCCTGCGCGAGCGGGAGTGCCCCGAGTGCCAGATCGTCTCCCTGGGCACCTACAGCCCCGTGCGCGGCGGCTTCGCCGGCCGCGCCGACAAGGTGGAGATGAAGACGTGGAAGTCCACCGAGCACAACATGGGCATGGCCTTCGGCAGAGACACCTACCAGAAGCTCATCGAGTGCACGGATGCCTTCTGCACCTACGATGACTACAACTGGGACTGGACTCTGCAGCACTTGACTGTCTCTTGTCTTCCAAAGTTCTGGAAAGTGCTGGTTCCCGAAATCCCCAGGATTTTTCACACGGGGGACTGCGGCATGCACCACAAGAAATCCTGCAGACCGTCCACCCAGAGTGCCAAAATCGACTCTCTCTTGAACAGCAACCAACAGTACCTGTTTCCCGAAACGATGAGTGTCAGTAAAAGGTACTCCATGGCACCCCTTTCCCCTCATGTGAAAAACGGAGGGTGGGGAGATATTAGGGACCACGAACTCTGTAAAAGTTACCGCAGACTTCAGTGA